A stretch of Rhizobium sp. TH2 DNA encodes these proteins:
- the glmM gene encoding phosphoglucosamine mutase, with amino-acid sequence MKRRYFGTDGIRGQSNKFPMTPDLAMRVGIAAGTIFRRGGHRHRVVIGKDTRLSGYMLENALVAGFTAAGVDAFVLGPIPTPAVAMLTRSLRCDIGVMISASHNPYQDNGIKLFGPDGYKLSDEIESQIEAMVDQDITAQLAKSDAIGRAKRIDGVHDRYIEFAKRTLPRDVTLHGLRVVIDCANGAAYKVAPAVLWELGAEVVAIGTEPNGTNINLNCGSMHPESLIAKVHEVRADIGIALDGDADRVIIVDEKGNIVDGDQLMALIGETWANDGTLRGQGIVATIMSNLGLERFMAERGMTLARTSVGDRYVVEHMRRHDFNVGGEQSGHIVLSDFGTTGDGLVAALQVLAAVKRLGKTVSEVCHRFEPVPQLLKNVRFSGGKPLEDKQVKSAIADAESQLSNRGRLVIRPSGTEPLIRVMAEGDDPGQLERIVDGLIDLIGKVKSAA; translated from the coding sequence ATGAAAAGACGGTATTTCGGCACGGATGGCATTCGCGGCCAATCCAACAAGTTCCCGATGACGCCGGATCTGGCCATGCGGGTCGGTATCGCGGCCGGCACGATCTTCCGGCGCGGCGGCCATCGCCATCGCGTGGTGATCGGCAAGGACACGCGGCTCTCCGGTTACATGCTGGAAAACGCGCTCGTCGCGGGCTTCACCGCCGCCGGCGTCGATGCCTTCGTGCTCGGCCCTATCCCGACGCCGGCCGTGGCCATGCTCACCCGTTCGCTTCGTTGCGATATCGGCGTGATGATCTCCGCCTCGCACAATCCCTACCAGGACAACGGCATCAAGCTCTTCGGCCCGGATGGCTACAAGCTCTCGGATGAAATCGAGTCTCAGATCGAGGCCATGGTCGATCAAGACATAACTGCGCAGCTCGCCAAGTCCGATGCCATCGGCCGCGCCAAGCGCATCGACGGCGTGCACGATCGTTATATCGAATTCGCCAAGCGGACGCTGCCGCGCGATGTCACGCTGCACGGTCTGAGGGTCGTCATCGATTGCGCCAACGGTGCTGCCTACAAGGTTGCCCCCGCCGTACTATGGGAACTCGGCGCCGAAGTCGTGGCGATCGGGACCGAGCCGAACGGCACCAACATCAATCTCAATTGCGGCTCCATGCATCCGGAATCGCTGATCGCCAAGGTGCACGAAGTGCGCGCCGATATCGGCATCGCTCTCGATGGCGATGCCGACCGGGTGATCATCGTCGACGAGAAGGGAAATATCGTCGACGGCGACCAGCTGATGGCACTGATCGGCGAGACCTGGGCCAATGATGGCACGCTGCGCGGGCAGGGCATCGTCGCGACCATCATGTCCAATCTTGGCCTTGAACGCTTCATGGCCGAGCGCGGCATGACGCTGGCGCGTACATCGGTCGGCGACCGCTACGTGGTCGAACATATGCGGAGACACGACTTCAATGTCGGTGGCGAGCAATCCGGCCATATCGTACTGTCCGATTTCGGCACGACGGGCGACGGCCTCGTCGCGGCACTCCAGGTGCTCGCTGCTGTCAAGCGCCTGGGCAAGACGGTGAGCGAGGTCTGCCACCGTTTCGAGCCGGTGCCGCAGCTTCTGAAGAATGTCCGCTTCTCTGGCGGCAAGCCGTTGGAAGATAAGCAGGTCAAGAGCGCGATTGCCGACGCCGAAAGCCAGCTTTCCAATCGTGGCCGCCTCGTCATCCGGCCTTCCGGCACCGAGCCGCTGATCCGCGTCATGGCGGAAGGCGACGATCCCGGCCAGCTCGAACGAATCGTCGATGGCCTGATCGATCTCATCGGCAAGGTGAAGTCGGCGGCCTGA
- a CDS encoding type II toxin-antitoxin system ParD family antitoxin — protein sequence MPNVALGPHYEEFIKSQLDSGRYNNASEVVRAGLRMLEDFEDAREKWLREEIPARYDELLKDPSQAIPAATVRARFEAKHQARSTEFK from the coding sequence ATGCCCAACGTCGCCCTCGGTCCTCACTATGAGGAGTTCATCAAAAGCCAACTGGATTCCGGCCGCTATAACAACGCGAGCGAGGTTGTGCGGGCGGGCCTACGGATGCTGGAAGACTTCGAAGATGCGCGGGAAAAGTGGCTGCGAGAAGAAATCCCTGCCCGGTACGATGAGCTTCTGAAAGACCCATCTCAAGCGATTCCGGCGGCAACCGTTCGCGCACGCTTTGAGGCAAAGCATCAAGCCCGTTCAACAGAATTCAAGTAG
- a CDS encoding GNAT family N-acetyltransferase — protein sequence MTADLDGVIEVFQRAIREVASRDYDPAQVAAWSKVDRDDWEPWRLTRPTWVAVLDEEIIGFSDLEADGHLDMMFVHPAHQGIGVASMLLTAVEDAARQQGLSRIFTEASITARPFFEKRGFVVDAQQQVTKEDETFINFRMHKFLHLAASHDKREQTSGFRLS from the coding sequence GTGACGGCCGATCTCGATGGCGTCATCGAGGTCTTCCAGCGGGCGATCCGCGAGGTCGCCAGCCGCGATTATGATCCGGCGCAAGTGGCGGCATGGTCGAAGGTCGATCGCGACGATTGGGAGCCCTGGCGGCTCACGCGGCCTACCTGGGTTGCCGTTCTGGACGAGGAGATCATCGGCTTCAGCGATCTGGAAGCGGACGGCCATCTGGACATGATGTTCGTGCATCCGGCCCACCAAGGCATTGGCGTGGCCTCCATGTTATTGACGGCCGTCGAAGACGCTGCCAGGCAGCAGGGCCTCTCCCGCATTTTCACCGAGGCAAGCATTACGGCGCGGCCTTTCTTCGAGAAGCGGGGATTTGTCGTTGATGCGCAGCAGCAGGTGACCAAGGAAGACGAGACGTTCATTAATTTCCGCATGCATAAATTTCTTCATCTGGCGGCAAGTCATGACAAACGCGAGCAAACCTCTGGATTTCGGCTTTCGTGA
- the ybgF gene encoding tol-pal system protein YbgF, giving the protein MRKKLLAGMLAIAATAFFAIAPLSASAQGVDAELRVQQLEEQLRQLNGRVEEMSFQILQMQETLRKAQEDNEFRFQELEGGKTNKKSSLEKPANEDTAANTSGDQTPEVTRQDDTAALDQPMDSSGNTLDDTGTPPIDLGKLKVDEGGNVLGAEEADPNAVATQDLPPPDTSTVDTSTADQTASLDKDNSSDGDQYQSAYEQVLSGDYASAESGFADFIATHPDSKKIADANFWLGEAQYSQGKFNESAKTFLNAYKTYGKSEKAPEMLLKLAMSLAALDSKDTACATLREVAKAYPKASRSIITKVASEQKRLSCG; this is encoded by the coding sequence ATGAGGAAGAAGCTTCTGGCCGGCATGCTCGCCATCGCGGCCACGGCATTTTTTGCGATCGCCCCGCTCTCCGCTTCCGCACAGGGTGTGGATGCCGAGCTCAGGGTGCAGCAACTGGAGGAACAGCTCAGGCAGTTGAACGGCCGGGTCGAGGAGATGAGTTTCCAGATCCTGCAGATGCAGGAAACGCTCCGCAAGGCTCAGGAAGACAATGAGTTCCGATTCCAGGAGCTCGAAGGCGGCAAGACCAACAAGAAGAGTTCGCTCGAAAAGCCCGCCAATGAGGACACAGCAGCAAACACTTCCGGCGATCAAACGCCGGAAGTGACCCGGCAGGATGACACGGCGGCACTCGACCAGCCGATGGACAGTTCCGGCAATACGCTGGACGACACCGGCACGCCGCCGATCGATCTCGGCAAGCTGAAGGTGGATGAGGGCGGCAATGTGCTCGGCGCCGAGGAAGCCGATCCCAACGCGGTCGCCACCCAGGACCTGCCACCGCCGGATACGAGCACTGTGGACACGAGCACGGCGGACCAGACCGCCTCGCTCGACAAGGACAACAGTTCCGACGGCGACCAGTACCAGTCGGCCTACGAGCAGGTTCTGTCAGGCGACTACGCCTCGGCGGAATCGGGATTTGCCGATTTCATCGCCACGCACCCCGACAGCAAGAAGATCGCTGACGCGAATTTCTGGCTCGGCGAAGCGCAATATTCGCAGGGCAAGTTCAACGAATCCGCTAAGACTTTTCTCAATGCCTACAAGACTTACGGCAAGTCGGAAAAGGCGCCCGAAATGCTCCTGAAGCTCGCCATGTCGCTGGCGGCGCTCGACAGCAAGGACACAGCCTGCGCGACGCTGCGCGAAGTCGCCAAGGCCTATCCGAAGGCCTCGCGCTCGATCATCACCAAGGTTGCCAGCGAACAGAAGCGGCTTTCCTGCGGATGA
- the ftsH gene encoding ATP-dependent zinc metalloprotease FtsH — translation MNPNFRNIALWAIIAVLLVALFSMFQSQGDRVNSSEIPYSDFIKAVDGGRVRQVEFTGNRARGVYADTNSVFQTYAPQVDDGLMNKLQSKNVTVTVRPEADSSSGLFGFLINLLPILLIIGVWLFLMRQMQGGSRGAMGFGKSKAKLLTEAHGRVTFDDVAGIDEAKQDLEEVVEFLRDPQKFQRLGGRIPRGVLLVGPPGTGKTLTARAVAGEANVPFFTISGSDFVEMFVGVGASRVRDMFDQAKKNAPCIIFIDEIDAVGRHRGAGLGGGNDEREQTLNQLLVEMDGFEQNEGIIIIAATNRPDVLDPALLRPGRFDRQITVPNPDVIGREKILKVHVRNVPMAPNVDLKVLARGTPGFSGADLMNLVNEAALLAARRNKRVVTQSEFEDAKDKVMMGAERRSMAMTQEEKRNTAYHEAGHAIIALKLAGTIDPIHKATIIPRGRALGMVMTLPENDRYNWTYEKAVSRLTMLFGGREAEILTFGQEKVTTGASGDIQMATSLARSMVMEWGMSEKLGRVRYRSNEQEVFLGHSVSQSTNISDETAKIIDEEVRRLIEQGEQSARNIIQENREQFIAVAEALLEFETLTGDELRELMNGKPPSRDPFDDTTPSHRHSSVPTTGNKKDGSHGKEEPEGGFEPQPQ, via the coding sequence ATGAACCCCAATTTCAGAAATATCGCCCTTTGGGCCATCATCGCTGTCTTGCTGGTAGCGCTTTTCAGCATGTTCCAAAGCCAGGGCGATCGCGTTAATTCCAGCGAAATTCCCTATTCCGATTTCATCAAGGCAGTTGACGGCGGACGCGTCCGGCAGGTCGAGTTTACGGGCAACCGCGCACGCGGCGTCTATGCCGACACGAACTCCGTGTTCCAGACCTATGCACCGCAGGTCGATGACGGCCTGATGAACAAGCTGCAAAGCAAGAACGTCACGGTGACCGTGCGTCCCGAGGCCGATTCTTCTTCGGGCCTGTTCGGCTTCCTGATCAATCTCCTGCCGATCCTGCTGATCATCGGCGTCTGGCTCTTCCTGATGCGGCAGATGCAGGGCGGTTCGCGCGGCGCGATGGGCTTTGGCAAGTCCAAGGCCAAGCTGCTGACCGAAGCGCATGGCCGTGTCACATTTGACGATGTCGCGGGTATCGACGAGGCTAAGCAGGACCTCGAGGAAGTCGTGGAATTCCTTCGCGATCCGCAGAAGTTTCAACGCCTCGGCGGTCGTATTCCGCGCGGCGTACTTCTCGTCGGCCCTCCGGGCACCGGCAAGACGCTGACGGCGCGCGCCGTCGCTGGCGAGGCCAATGTGCCCTTCTTCACCATATCCGGTTCCGACTTCGTCGAAATGTTCGTCGGCGTGGGCGCGTCCCGCGTCCGTGACATGTTCGATCAGGCCAAGAAGAACGCACCCTGCATCATCTTCATCGACGAAATCGACGCGGTCGGCCGTCATCGCGGCGCCGGTCTCGGCGGTGGCAATGACGAGCGCGAACAGACGCTCAACCAGTTGCTGGTCGAGATGGACGGTTTCGAGCAGAATGAAGGCATCATCATCATTGCCGCCACCAACCGGCCTGATGTACTCGACCCGGCGCTTCTGCGTCCCGGCCGTTTCGATCGTCAGATCACGGTTCCGAATCCCGATGTCATCGGCCGCGAGAAGATTCTCAAGGTTCATGTGCGCAACGTGCCCATGGCTCCGAATGTCGATCTCAAGGTGCTGGCCCGCGGCACCCCCGGATTTTCCGGCGCCGATCTGATGAACCTCGTCAATGAGGCTGCATTGCTTGCCGCACGGCGCAACAAGCGCGTCGTTACCCAGAGCGAGTTCGAGGACGCCAAGGACAAGGTCATGATGGGCGCCGAGCGCAGGTCGATGGCCATGACCCAGGAAGAAAAGCGCAACACCGCCTATCATGAGGCCGGTCATGCGATCATCGCGCTGAAACTCGCCGGAACCATCGACCCGATCCACAAGGCGACGATCATCCCGCGCGGCCGTGCGCTGGGCATGGTCATGACCCTGCCGGAAAACGATCGCTACAACTGGACTTATGAGAAGGCCGTTTCGCGCCTGACCATGTTGTTCGGCGGCCGTGAAGCGGAGATCCTGACTTTCGGCCAGGAAAAGGTGACCACTGGCGCATCCGGCGATATCCAGATGGCGACTTCGCTTGCCCGCTCCATGGTGATGGAATGGGGCATGAGCGAAAAGCTTGGCCGCGTGCGTTACCGTTCCAACGAGCAGGAAGTGTTCCTTGGCCATTCGGTCAGCCAGTCCACCAACATATCGGACGAGACCGCCAAGATCATCGATGAGGAAGTTCGCCGCCTGATTGAACAGGGTGAGCAGTCCGCACGGAACATCATCCAGGAGAACCGGGAGCAGTTCATCGCGGTTGCCGAGGCTCTGCTCGAATTCGAGACATTGACCGGTGACGAATTGCGTGAACTGATGAACGGCAAGCCTCCGTCACGCGACCCCTTCGACGACACGACGCCTTCCCATCGCCATTCGTCGGTGCCGACCACCGGCAACAAGAAGGATGGTTCGCATGGCAAGGAAGAGCCTGAAGGCGGTTTCGAGCCTCAGCCTCAATAA
- a CDS encoding bifunctional diguanylate cyclase/phosphodiesterase produces MRNPDTEWMDDPLGPQVDAAGVVASAPDLGHMLDVLPFGMQIAGPAGEVAYANESFAWLSAAVAGQGVDGVLKTRSFDFTLGGKPYTVSLLVDETEQMTREQALIRRAYFDELTGLPNRRVIEQSVNALIGPGAAPFALAFIDVDGFKHVNDFYGHNVGDALLIQIAERVASGLRESDMLARLSGDEFLLLLSPIADLDRLGHDIDVISDRLKEPFYIEGNEILTSASIGVSVFPDDGASYDALTANADRAMYRGKAVGTGSVQFFDATIEHAAIEKSRLEQRLRLAIRDRRVSCAYQPKMDILTGNVCGVEVLLRWIDEDGVIQPPGDFIALAIDLGLMDDLTYLVLDKTVRSIDRLNEAFGETASISLNVAAKQAGDIKFMRELLARIAATEFATRFILEITEEAFVSKSTFQESVLPLIREIGARVSIDDFGVGYSSLSALADITADEVKIDRSFITNLHQRPRSQNILKAVEALSRSLGMDVIVEGLETFEELAYLKACTSIRYVQGYYFSRPVMLEELEDRRDESLRQETVIRPMAMNRAFGGRGR; encoded by the coding sequence ATGCGCAATCCAGACACGGAATGGATGGACGATCCGCTCGGGCCGCAAGTGGATGCGGCCGGCGTTGTCGCGTCCGCGCCTGATCTCGGGCACATGCTCGACGTGCTGCCCTTCGGCATGCAGATTGCCGGCCCTGCGGGCGAGGTCGCCTATGCCAACGAGAGCTTTGCGTGGCTTTCCGCCGCGGTTGCCGGTCAGGGAGTGGACGGCGTGCTCAAGACCCGGTCCTTCGATTTCACCCTCGGCGGCAAGCCGTACACGGTGTCGCTGCTGGTCGATGAGACCGAGCAGATGACCCGCGAGCAGGCGCTGATACGGCGCGCCTATTTCGACGAACTGACCGGCCTGCCGAACCGCCGCGTCATCGAGCAGAGCGTCAATGCTCTCATCGGCCCGGGTGCGGCGCCTTTTGCGCTCGCCTTCATCGATGTCGACGGCTTCAAGCACGTCAACGATTTCTACGGCCACAATGTCGGCGATGCGCTGCTGATCCAGATCGCCGAGCGGGTGGCGTCCGGATTGCGCGAGTCCGACATGCTGGCGCGGCTCAGCGGCGATGAATTCCTCCTCCTGCTTTCGCCGATCGCCGATCTCGACCGGCTCGGCCACGATATCGACGTGATCAGCGATCGCCTGAAAGAGCCTTTCTATATCGAGGGCAACGAGATCCTGACGTCTGCGTCAATCGGCGTCAGCGTTTTCCCTGATGATGGAGCGAGCTACGATGCGCTGACGGCGAATGCCGACAGGGCGATGTATCGCGGCAAGGCGGTCGGCACCGGCTCCGTTCAGTTCTTCGATGCCACGATCGAGCATGCGGCGATCGAAAAGAGCCGGCTGGAGCAGCGCCTCAGGCTGGCGATCCGCGACCGCCGCGTCAGTTGCGCCTACCAGCCCAAGATGGATATCCTGACGGGCAATGTCTGCGGCGTCGAAGTGCTGCTGCGCTGGATCGACGAGGACGGCGTGATCCAGCCGCCGGGCGATTTCATCGCACTTGCCATCGACCTTGGCTTGATGGACGACCTGACCTACCTCGTACTCGACAAGACGGTCCGATCGATCGACCGCCTCAACGAGGCATTCGGAGAGACGGCATCGATCAGCCTCAATGTGGCGGCCAAGCAGGCGGGCGATATAAAGTTCATGCGCGAGTTGCTGGCGCGTATTGCGGCGACGGAATTCGCCACGCGCTTCATTCTCGAAATCACCGAGGAGGCCTTCGTGTCGAAGAGCACCTTCCAGGAGAGCGTGCTGCCGCTGATCCGCGAGATCGGTGCGCGTGTCTCGATCGACGATTTCGGTGTCGGCTATTCATCGCTCTCGGCGCTGGCCGATATCACCGCCGACGAGGTGAAGATCGACCGCTCGTTCATCACCAACCTGCACCAACGGCCACGCAGCCAGAATATCCTGAAAGCCGTGGAGGCGCTCAGCCGCTCGCTCGGCATGGATGTCATCGTCGAGGGTCTGGAGACGTTCGAAGAGCTCGCCTATCTCAAGGCCTGCACCAGCATCCGCTATGTCCAGGGCTATTATTTCTCCCGGCCGGTCATGCTGGAGGAACTCGAGGACAGGCGCGACGAGAGCCTGCGCCAGGAAACCGTGATCCGGCCGATGGCGATGAACCGCGCCTTCGGCGGCCGAGGCCGGTAA
- a CDS encoding addiction module antidote protein codes for MRDPEHAAFYLEQILESGNMELFQEALRNVAKAQEGGVSAVAKRANVNRENLYDALSQSGKPQMETITKTLSALGLRFSITPAHR; via the coding sequence TTGCGCGATCCCGAGCACGCGGCCTTTTATCTGGAACAGATTCTGGAAAGCGGAAATATGGAACTCTTTCAGGAGGCGCTTCGCAATGTTGCCAAAGCTCAGGAAGGTGGCGTCTCGGCTGTCGCGAAGAGAGCCAATGTGAACCGGGAAAATCTCTATGATGCGCTTTCCCAGAGCGGCAAGCCGCAGATGGAAACGATAACCAAGACGCTTTCGGCGCTGGGTCTGCGATTTTCCATCACACCGGCTCACAGATAG
- a CDS encoding ATP-binding protein, whose amino-acid sequence MNLEDNGPSSSGNPLRGSLLGSVLSCRGSQAHVGLIRRSAAEMPRATVGKFVALKHGKGASVGMISEISAAASTGSMANCHAVAQVDLMGEITFAADGSIKFDRGVREYPAIGDEVELLGRDNLHLIYSSFSGQPLKIGEVQEDGGVPAYIDAEGLFTKHFAVLGSTGVGKSSGTAVILNELVNARPDVRVLLLDVHNEYSNSFGARSTVVDPDSLKLPFWLFNFEELTDAIYGGKPAVLEELDILAELIPLAKSSYSSIKSGAERSLLARRHPRQSGFTVDTPAPYMIQDLVSLIDDRMGKLENRATRMVHHRLMARIETIRNDPRYAFMFENANVGGDTMASVLGQLFAVNTNRTGVTLLKLAEFPGEVVDAVVCVVLRLAFEFGLWSDGGTPLLIVCEEAHRFAAADHSIGFAPARRALSRIAKEGRKYGVHLGLVTQRPAELDPTIVSQCSTLFMMRMSNERDHSLLRSAVADAASNLLLLVPSLGTGEVVGVGEAMPLPMRFSFRRLPRERLPSSDQLTNGMHLTDAERAANVEKAIDRWRRATSTPAGVPGEPMAPIPQEPSVQPDAAGGQNALTRGLQAALAGEGLLSRRNKF is encoded by the coding sequence ATGAACCTCGAAGACAACGGGCCGTCGTCGTCTGGAAATCCATTGCGGGGCAGCCTGCTTGGTAGTGTTCTGTCCTGCCGTGGATCGCAGGCCCATGTCGGTCTCATCCGACGTTCGGCGGCGGAAATGCCGCGCGCCACTGTCGGCAAGTTCGTGGCGCTCAAGCATGGCAAGGGCGCTTCGGTCGGCATGATCAGCGAAATTTCGGCTGCTGCCTCCACGGGGAGCATGGCAAATTGCCATGCGGTGGCTCAAGTCGATCTCATGGGCGAGATTACCTTCGCAGCGGATGGGTCGATCAAGTTCGATCGCGGTGTGCGCGAATATCCGGCAATCGGCGACGAAGTCGAACTGCTCGGGCGGGACAATCTCCACCTGATCTATTCCTCCTTCTCCGGCCAGCCCTTGAAGATCGGCGAAGTGCAGGAAGATGGTGGCGTTCCGGCGTATATCGATGCCGAGGGCCTGTTCACCAAGCATTTCGCGGTACTTGGCTCCACCGGCGTCGGTAAATCCTCCGGCACTGCCGTGATCCTGAACGAGCTGGTCAATGCGCGTCCGGATGTCCGCGTCCTGCTGCTCGATGTGCACAACGAATATTCCAACAGTTTTGGCGCTCGATCGACCGTGGTCGATCCGGACAGCCTCAAGCTTCCCTTCTGGCTGTTCAATTTCGAGGAGCTGACCGATGCCATCTATGGCGGCAAACCGGCGGTGCTCGAGGAACTCGATATTCTTGCCGAACTGATCCCTCTCGCCAAGAGCAGCTATTCCAGCATCAAGAGCGGTGCGGAACGGTCGCTGCTCGCCAGGCGCCATCCGCGCCAGAGCGGCTTCACAGTCGATACGCCCGCGCCCTATATGATCCAGGATCTGGTGTCCCTGATCGATGATCGCATGGGCAAGCTGGAAAACCGCGCGACACGCATGGTGCATCACCGCCTGATGGCGCGCATCGAGACGATCCGCAACGATCCGCGCTATGCCTTCATGTTCGAAAACGCCAATGTCGGCGGCGACACGATGGCCTCGGTGCTCGGCCAGCTCTTCGCGGTCAACACCAACCGCACCGGTGTCACCCTGCTCAAGCTCGCGGAATTTCCGGGCGAGGTGGTCGATGCCGTGGTCTGCGTGGTGTTGCGCCTGGCCTTCGAATTCGGCCTGTGGAGCGATGGCGGCACGCCGCTGCTGATCGTCTGCGAGGAAGCGCACCGCTTCGCCGCCGCCGATCACTCGATCGGCTTTGCACCGGCGCGCCGGGCATTGTCGCGCATCGCAAAGGAAGGCCGCAAGTATGGCGTCCATCTGGGCCTCGTCACTCAGCGTCCGGCCGAACTCGATCCGACCATCGTGTCGCAATGCTCGACCCTCTTCATGATGCGCATGTCCAACGAGCGGGATCACAGTCTGCTGCGCTCGGCGGTGGCCGATGCGGCGAGCAATCTGCTCCTGCTGGTGCCGTCGCTCGGTACCGGCGAAGTCGTGGGCGTGGGCGAGGCGATGCCCTTGCCGATGCGCTTCTCCTTCCGGCGCCTGCCGCGCGAGCGTCTTCCGTCGAGCGATCAGCTCACCAACGGCATGCATCTGACGGACGCCGAGCGCGCCGCCAATGTGGAAAAAGCCATCGACCGCTGGCGCCGTGCGACCAGCACACCGGCGGGCGTTCCCGGCGAACCCATGGCTCCAATTCCGCAGGAGCCATCGGTGCAGCCGGACGCTGCGGGGGGCCAGAATGCCCTGACGCGTGGCCTGCAGGCAGCACTTGCCGGCGAGGGCCTGCTTTCGCGACGGAACAAATTCTAG
- the tilS gene encoding tRNA lysidine(34) synthetase TilS, translated as MISEPQGHAPHLASSRTQPEAAAFHFLKRLKLPCRLLVAYSGGGDSTGLLVALAALRADFPGIAIMAATVDHGLRPGSADEALKAGELCAALDIPHTVLTWPGDKPKTGIQAAARSARYRLLTEHAIHNKIDLILTAHNLEDQRETLAMRRTRSPDAMGGISDAVLVERAVWVVRPFLDVGREEIRAYLRRKGIGWIEDPSNDNPAFERVRVRQDLATATPEPDSRADVGSISHEAAEFIHSAVQLHPGHVAEVDLERLSPADPAHRLAMLSLVAFLGGRDHLAGKETAGRVFDFLARGEGMRLAAERVIQDRRGRSLFIGREARGLQQVTIAPGEAAYWDNRFHISNRGKAVAQIAAGDLETYPIIDSPQADRLPKSVYHRARITIPRLISGDPGAMRVRTIIPQCEHFLPSGRLELANSLAFVAGLEHFPSLSLG; from the coding sequence ATGATCTCCGAGCCGCAGGGCCATGCTCCGCATCTCGCGTCGAGCCGGACCCAGCCTGAAGCGGCGGCATTCCATTTCCTCAAGCGACTGAAGCTGCCTTGCCGGCTGCTCGTCGCCTATTCCGGTGGCGGCGATTCGACCGGGCTATTGGTCGCGCTCGCCGCGTTGCGTGCGGATTTTCCCGGCATTGCGATCATGGCCGCGACGGTCGATCATGGCCTGCGCCCCGGCTCTGCCGATGAGGCGCTGAAAGCGGGAGAGCTTTGCGCCGCGCTCGATATCCCGCATACGGTGCTGACATGGCCGGGCGACAAGCCGAAGACCGGCATCCAGGCCGCGGCCCGGTCGGCACGCTATCGGCTGCTTACTGAGCACGCGATTCATAACAAGATCGACCTCATCTTGACGGCCCATAATCTGGAAGACCAGAGGGAAACGCTTGCCATGCGGCGCACCCGTAGCCCCGACGCCATGGGCGGTATTTCGGACGCGGTGCTGGTGGAGCGGGCGGTGTGGGTCGTTCGGCCTTTCCTCGATGTCGGTCGCGAAGAAATTCGGGCCTATCTGAGGCGCAAGGGCATCGGCTGGATCGAGGATCCCAGCAATGACAATCCGGCCTTCGAGCGTGTAAGGGTCAGGCAGGACTTGGCGACCGCGACCCCGGAGCCAGACTCCCGCGCCGATGTCGGTTCGATCTCGCACGAAGCCGCCGAATTTATCCACTCAGCGGTGCAGCTCCATCCGGGGCATGTCGCGGAGGTCGATCTGGAACGTCTGTCGCCGGCCGATCCGGCACACCGTCTCGCCATGCTCTCGCTTGTGGCGTTTCTCGGCGGGCGCGATCACCTTGCAGGCAAGGAGACGGCAGGGCGCGTCTTCGATTTCCTGGCGCGCGGCGAAGGGATGCGGCTTGCGGCCGAGCGGGTGATTCAGGACAGGCGTGGCCGGTCGCTTTTCATCGGCCGAGAGGCGAGGGGTCTGCAGCAAGTGACGATCGCGCCGGGCGAGGCGGCCTATTGGGACAATCGCTTTCACATCAGCAATCGCGGCAAGGCCGTTGCGCAGATCGCTGCAGGCGATCTGGAGACCTATCCGATCATTGATTCGCCGCAAGCCGACCGCCTGCCCAAAAGTGTCTATCACCGCGCGAGGATCACGATTCCCCGGCTGATCTCGGGTGATCCCGGAGCAATGCGCGTTCGCACCATCATTCCACAGTGCGAACATTTCCTGCCGTCGGGCAGGTTGGAACTCGCCAATAGTCTTGCTTTTGTGGCCGGTTTGGAACACTTTCCTTCACTATCTCTTGGTTGA
- a CDS encoding type II toxin-antitoxin system RelE/ParE family toxin, with protein sequence MAYQIGYHGKAEAELDKLYEHIALQAGIGVAGDYVGGLIDFIESLTTFPERGTVREGKIPGLRIIG encoded by the coding sequence ATGGCGTACCAAATCGGCTACCACGGGAAAGCCGAGGCGGAACTTGACAAGCTCTATGAGCATATCGCGCTTCAAGCCGGGATTGGAGTCGCCGGCGACTATGTCGGCGGCCTCATCGATTTTATCGAAAGCCTGACGACCTTCCCTGAACGCGGAACTGTTCGCGAGGGCAAAATCCCCGGACTACGGATCATTGGCTGA